One window of the Canis aureus isolate CA01 chromosome 1, VMU_Caureus_v.1.0, whole genome shotgun sequence genome contains the following:
- the RNF152 gene encoding E3 ubiquitin-protein ligase RNF152, which yields METLSQDSLLECQICFNYYSPRRRPKLLDCKHTCCSVCLQQMRTSQKDVRCPWCRGITKLPPGFSVSQLPDDPEVLAVIAIPHASEHTPVFIKLPSNGCYMLPLPIAKERALLPGDLGCRLLPGSQQKPVTVVTIPGEQQPLQGGPPQEAAEEEPDRRGAAKSSTWSGVCTVILVACVLVFLLGIVLHNMSCISKRFTVISCG from the coding sequence ATGGAGACGCTCTCCCAAGATTCTTTGCTGGAATGTCAGATCTGTTTCAATTACTACAGCCCCCGGCGAAGGCCCAAGCTGCTGGACTGCAAACACACCTGCTGCTCGGTGTGCCTCCAGCAGATGAGGACGAGCCAGAAGGACGTGAGATGCCCGTGGTGCCGGGGCATCACCAAGCTGCCCCCGGGCTTCTCCGTGTCGCAGCTCCCCGACGACCCCGAGGTCCTGGCGGTCATCGCCATCCCGCACGCGTCCGAGCACACCCCGGTCTTCATCAAACTTCCCAGCAATGGGTGCTACATGCTGCCCCTGCCCATCGCCAAGGAGCGAGCGCTGCTGCCCGGAGACCTGGGCTGCCGCCTGCTGCCCGGGAGCCAGCAGAAGCCCGTCACGGTGGTGACGATCCCCGGGGAACAGCAGCCCCTGCAGGGGGGGCCGCCCCAGGAGGCGGCGGAGGAGGAGCCAGACAGGCGGGGCGCGGCGAAAAGCTCCACCTGGTCCGGGGTGTGCACTGTGATCCTTGTGGCCTGCGTCCTGGTCTTCCTCCTGGGCATCGTGCTGCACAACATGTCTTGCATTTCTAAGCGCTTCACTGTGATATCCTGTGGCTGA